Proteins found in one Candidatus Cloacimonadota bacterium genomic segment:
- a CDS encoding DNA alkylation repair protein, translating to MVNKIGRLTDRDEKELKLETEKALEIFIENEKKGTKKLDDLAACKNYFGREIVGKTLAESEQKDKLNKLMKGLLDSKNYAKRATALFFFLYYYKKQPEEMIEIVSDYYDSIKWEAENIMDQFWKDYPQLMKKNMLKWIESKDERKRSLSFHGLENFSTKDPHFVMEFITKIIDDESLEVQKKITHTLIQIARSRPAEVYPYVQELLKDADDRRVKTIWVSMKKLANSLKSSNSKEKNNDFALLTKNTIKDWRSDKNKKVHTMGDKLYHIIKNI from the coding sequence ATGGTTAACAAAATTGGTCGCTTAACAGATAGAGATGAGAAAGAACTCAAGCTGGAAACTGAAAAAGCTCTTGAAATTTTTATTGAAAATGAAAAAAAGGGTACAAAGAAATTAGACGATCTTGCTGCATGCAAAAATTATTTCGGTAGAGAGATCGTAGGAAAAACCCTCGCAGAATCAGAGCAAAAAGATAAGCTCAACAAACTGATGAAAGGTCTCCTTGATTCTAAGAATTATGCCAAACGGGCAACAGCATTGTTCTTTTTTCTATACTACTATAAAAAACAACCCGAAGAGATGATCGAGATCGTCAGCGATTATTATGACTCCATCAAATGGGAAGCTGAAAATATCATGGATCAATTCTGGAAAGATTACCCGCAGCTCATGAAAAAAAACATGCTGAAATGGATTGAAAGCAAAGACGAACGCAAGCGATCCCTATCTTTCCATGGATTGGAAAACTTTTCTACAAAAGATCCGCATTTTGTTATGGAATTCATAACTAAGATCATCGATGATGAAAGCCTTGAGGTTCAAAAGAAGATTACCCACACCCTCATACAAATAGCACGATCGCGACCTGCTGAGGTTTATCCATACGTGCAGGAACTCCTTAAGGATGCAGATGACAGGCGTGTAAAAACGATCTGGGTATCAATGAAGAAGCTGGCGAATAGTCTGAAGAGCTCAAATTCAAAAGAGAAGAACAACGATTTCGCACTCCTCACAAAAAACACAATCAAAGACTGGCGTTCCGATAAAAATAAAAAAGTCCACACAATGGGTGATAAACTCTATCACATTATCAAAAACATATAA
- a CDS encoding amidohydrolase, which yields MQHVDIIIKNGYIVTINTGMDIIENGAIAIEKDTIVAIGKTKEILKEYTSSNIIDASTKIVMPGLINGHTHIAMTYLRGFADDLLLQSWLENHIWPAEEKFVRAQFVYDSSYHACAELIKNGITMINDMYFYEKEAARAATKAGMRAIFGEAILDFPMAFHKTPESMINYSVEAYEEFKGNERIDFAMMPHSIYTCSKKNLITAAEKARSQGMLIHTHVSETKKEVDDCLKEHNIRPVNYLDSIGFLGNNVSIAHGVWIDDEEQKILADKDVGVNICTECNLKLSSGFAPIKGYKENGVTISLATDGVASNNNLSLLDEMDMTAKVHKAINNDPTFLNAEEVVRMVTIEPAKIFNKDKEVGSLEIGKKADIILLERNKLENLPMYNVYSHLVYAMHSESVQDVIINGKILMKDRQLLHIDEDEIFQKARSYQAKLQESLK from the coding sequence ATGCAACACGTTGATATTATTATCAAAAATGGTTATATTGTAACGATTAATACAGGTATGGATATTATTGAAAATGGTGCAATTGCAATAGAAAAAGACACGATCGTTGCAATCGGGAAAACTAAAGAAATCCTCAAAGAATATACCAGTTCAAACATCATAGATGCATCGACAAAGATCGTCATGCCCGGTTTGATCAACGGGCATACACATATTGCAATGACCTATCTGCGTGGATTTGCAGATGATCTTTTACTGCAATCATGGCTTGAGAATCACATCTGGCCTGCAGAAGAGAAATTTGTGAGAGCACAGTTTGTGTATGATTCCTCATATCATGCTTGTGCAGAACTTATCAAGAACGGAATCACGATGATCAACGACATGTATTTTTATGAGAAGGAAGCTGCTCGAGCTGCCACAAAAGCTGGCATGAGAGCAATTTTCGGAGAAGCGATTCTCGACTTCCCTATGGCATTTCACAAAACTCCCGAGAGCATGATCAATTATTCTGTTGAAGCTTATGAAGAATTTAAAGGGAATGAACGTATCGATTTTGCCATGATGCCTCATTCAATTTACACCTGTTCGAAAAAAAATCTGATTACTGCAGCTGAAAAAGCACGCTCACAGGGAATGCTTATTCATACACATGTTTCTGAAACCAAGAAAGAGGTCGATGACTGTTTGAAAGAACACAATATTCGTCCTGTAAACTATCTTGACTCGATCGGTTTCTTAGGAAATAATGTCTCGATTGCACACGGTGTCTGGATCGATGATGAAGAACAGAAGATACTCGCAGATAAAGACGTCGGCGTTAATATCTGCACTGAATGTAACCTTAAACTCTCTTCAGGTTTTGCACCCATCAAAGGATATAAGGAAAATGGCGTAACGATCTCGCTGGCAACGGACGGAGTAGCGAGTAATAATAACCTCAGTCTACTTGATGAGATGGATATGACCGCTAAAGTTCACAAAGCCATCAATAACGATCCGACATTTCTTAATGCCGAAGAAGTGGTTCGAATGGTTACAATCGAACCTGCAAAAATATTCAATAAGGATAAGGAAGTGGGATCGCTGGAGATTGGGAAAAAAGCCGACATAATTCTTCTTGAAAGAAACAAGCTTGAAAACCTGCCAATGTATAATGTGTATTCACATCTAGTTTATGCAATGCACAGCGAATCCGTTCAAGATGTTATTATTAATGGTAAAATCCTCATGAAAGACAGACAGTTGCTCCACATCGACGAAGACGAAATATTCCAGAAAGCTCGATCGTATCAAGCAAAACTTCAGGAATCACTCAAGTGA